DNA from Halomonas sp. GFAJ-1:
ACTGAATGACCGTGCCACCCTAGCACCGTGGCCGGGTATTCGCCATTGGTCTAACAGCGAAGGAGGTGGAGGATTTTTACAACAAAGGTACTTTAAAGGCGTTTCCTGTAGTTGAACGGTCTTATTAGCGCGCATAAATAGCAGCAATTACTCACCAGCCGTTGTGCTACTTAACCGCTCCGCCCACAATAATGACGTTCAATAACGACATTTATTCTTTGGCGGATTTCAATATGAAGCGGACAGCTTTTTTTATTTCTGACGGTACCGGCATCACCGCTGAAAGCCTTGGGCGCAGCTTGTTAGCACAGTTTAGCGACATTGAAATCGAGATGTTGACCAAGCCTTACATCGATACGGTTGAAAAAGCCCAAGCCTTGGCAGAAATAATTGACTCCACTGCAGTGCGTGATGGGCACCGCCCCATCATCATCGACACTATCGTTGACCAACAAGTACGCGATGTAATTCGCCACGCCACTGGCTTTAAGGTAGATATTTTTTCGACATTTTTGAAGCCACTGGAGCAAGAGTTAGAGACCCACTCTTCCTACAGCGTGGGGAGAACACACTCCATTGGTAGCGATGCTGTGTATATGGATCGTATCCATTCGGTGCACTTTGCACTAGATAATGACGACGGCGCGCGCACCCACCAGTACGATAAGGCAGACATTATTTTGGTCGGCGTATCACGCTGTGGAAAAACCCCCACGTCGCTCTATTTGGCCCTTCAGTTTGGCATTCGCGCTGCTAACTACCCGCTAACGGAGGATGATCTTGACGAAGATGGCAGCCTAAAGCTGCCCAAAGTGCTCTCACCCCATCGTCAAAAGCTATTTGGGTTAACCATTGATGCACGTAGGCTTGCGGCTATTCGAAATGAACGCCGGCCAAACAGCCGCTACAGTTCGATGGACCAGTGTTTGCAAGAAGTGGAGCAAGCGGAGTCGCTGTATCGCTCCCTGAGCATTCCATTTATTGATACAACGCGTTTTTCCGTTGAAGAAATTTCCACGCGGATGATTGCAGAAACAGGCCTAGCGAGGCGCTTTTCGCCCCGCTAAGCCTCCTCAAAGCGCTGTACTGGGTGGCCTACATGCCCTTGGGGGCAAAAATCCCAGGGGCGTTGCGCCAGTAGCCTTTGTAGTCCATACCAAAACCGAATACGTATCGGTCGGCCACTTCGAGGCTGCAGTAGTCGGCTTTCAAACCCGGTACCGCTTTTCTATTGTGCTGCTTATCGACCAGTACAGCGGTGGTCACGCTGGCCGCTTGGGCTTCTTCGCAGTAAGCAAGAATTGCCGCAAGTGTTGACCCTTCGTCAAGAATGTCGTCAACGATAACCACATGGCGGCCCGCCATAGGTATTTCTGGAGAGACGCGCCAGAATAGCTCGCCCCCACGCAGTTCGTTACGGTAACGAGTGGCGTGCAGGTAGTCCACTTCTAGCGGAAAACCAAGCCGTGTTAGCAGGTGCCCGGTAGTAATTAACCCACCATTCATCACGCAGTAAAAAACCGGCAATTTATCACCCAAATCTTTGGTGATCGCTTCTGCCATGCGGTCTAAGGCACGCTCTACTTTTTCCTGAGAAATCAGGCAATCTGCGTTACCCATCAGTTCGCGCATCGAGTCCAGCGACTCAAGCGTTTCTTTATCCAGTTTGGACATTGAGCTACTCCAATACAGCGTAAATAGTGACCGGTTAACGAGTTCAAACAGGCGTACTTAGTTGGCTAGCGCTTCTAATTTGGCATGCGTGCGACGCCAACGACCCAATGCTGAGAGAGCATCGAGATCAGGTCTGGCACGGCCATAGCGTAATTTGGCGGGAGGTTTACCTTGCAAACCTTGGCAAGCGTCGACCACTTCCAGCGCAGCGGCTCGGTCATTACACACCAGAAGCATGTCGCACCCTGCCGTTAAGGCTGCGTTTGCCCGCGCCTTAGGATCCCCAGCCGCATGGGCGCCCGCCATACTCAAATCATCAGAAAAAATACATCCTTTAAAGCCCAGCGACTCCCTCAGCATGCCAAGCCAATTGGGTGAGAAACCCGCAGGCCGGGCATCAAATGCGCTATAGATGACGTGGGCAGGCATTACCCCATCCAATTGGCTCGCAAGCTGGGCAAAGGGCACGAGGTCGCGCTGCTTTATTTGCTCAAGGGAGCGATCATCAACAGGGAGTGCCACATGGGAGTCCGCAGCTACACCGCCATGGCCGGGGAAGTGCTTTCCCACCGCCGCCATACCAGCGTCATGTAGGCCTTGAATAAATCCATGGCCTAGTAGAGCGACATGGTCTGGATCAGTGCTGAAACTGCGGTCACCAATTACGCTAGAAATCCCGCTTTCCACATCCAGTACGGGGGCGAAACTGATGTCGAGACCGCAAGCGGCCATCTCCATTCCCAGTAGCCAGCCAGCATCTTTGGCCAACGTCATGCCCGCTTCTTGGTCATTAGCAAATAGGTCGCCAATGCGCGCCATAGGGGGCAACCTGGTGACGCCCTGCTTAATACGCTGGACACGCCCACCTTCTTGGTCGATGGCTAACAGCAGATCACCGCGTACCCGCCGGATATCGCTACACAGCTGGCGCGTTTGATAGGCATCCTCTACGTTACGCGCAAACAGGATGACCCCGCCAACCGCAGGCTCCAGCAATAGCTGCTTTTCCGCTTTGGTCAATCGCGGCCCTTCAAGGTCGAGTATGACCGGGCCTAGGGGTTGAGTCATTATGATGGATCCAACAAGGAGGGGCGCCAATTCTAGACGATCAATGTGGCGTGTCAAAATTTTCAGAGGCAGGAACGTAAGCATCGCCCCCATGAAGCCAAACCGACGTACCGGGACGTGTAAACCGAAACACCGTCAATAAATCGTGATTGCGCAACCGAATACAGCCATGGGAGGCCGGCACACCCATAGGTTGGTCCGGCGGCGTACCGTGCAAATAGATATAGCGCCGCTGTGAATCTACATGCCCGCCGCGATTTTTCCCCGTCTCCAAACCACACAGCCAAAGAATGCGTGTCAATATCCAATCACGTGAGGGGTAGGTTGCTGCTAACTCGGCAGAGTACACTTCACGGGTCCATCGGCGACCGCGAAACACTGCGTTTTCTGGCAAGCCTTCCCCAATCGCTGCGCGCACGTAGTGCCAGCCTTGGGGCGTTCGGCCACTACCCTCCTGCTGACCAACGCCCGCCTCCCCTGTAGAAACCGAGCACTCATGGCTCAGCACTCGCCCCTGCCAACAACGCAGTTGCTGCCTCTGCGTGTCTATCTCAAGCCAGTTATCGTCTAAAGGCGGTAGCTCAGCTAATGTGGGCGTTCTCATAGTGTCCTTCTTCTAGCACAGGGGGTAACGGTGCATGCATCGCAGCCACTACCACTGGGCGTAAACGTCTTACTAGGTCTCTAACGGTGACCTGCTCGTTGTAATCTTTAGCGGCGATATCGCGCAGCGCATCAAGACCCGATAAGGTAAAAATCACTGTACCTAACATGAAGTGTAGCCGCCAAAAGCGTTCAGCGTCCGGCAAGTCAGGGGTTGCTTGACGTACCAGTTCAGTGAAGCGGGTAAATACATCACCATACTCCTGCTGTATATAGCGCCGCAGATGCCCCTGAGCTTGGCTATAAGCTAAGCCTAGCAAACGCATGAATACCTTCAGGCTATTGCGCTCTGCAGGCACTGCCAGCACCGTTGATGCCATGGTTTCAAGCAATACTTCCAAGGGTATAGGCTCGCTTTCATAGCGTGCCTCCAGCTCATCCAGCGCGGTATGAAAACGCTGTGAAAAAGGCTCCAAATAACGTGCAAAAACGGCTTGGATAAGCGCTTTTTTAGAGCCAAAGTGGTAGTTGACCGCCGCTAGGTTAACCCGCGCCTTGCTTGTGATATTGCGCAGCGAGGTTTCGGCAAAACCGCGCTCTGCAAATAGCACCTCTGCGGTATCTAAAATACGCGTTACCGTATCAGACTGCGCCATCGCGCCCTCCAGAAAACAGGTGTTTAAAACATCGCAAAATACTATGCCATTAATTCGCTAGTCTCAATTCTTTATATGAAGACAACTGCCAGCTACCTGTCACTATTTTTCTAAACAATTCAAACGCTCGTGCCGCTTAGTACCTACATCATCAAGCCCTACATCAAGATACAGGCCAGCCATGTACTGGACAGAGGAACATACTGTATACTTAAACACATACTGATTAGCCGACATGTAGCTACTGTCTTTTCATTTTTTGGAGTTTGGTATGTCGCGTCCACTCACAGCACGTCAGCAGCACGTATTTGATTTTATCGTTAAAACAATGGGTGAATTCGGCTACCCCCCGACACGCGCTGAAATTGCCAAAGCACTAGGATTCCGCTC
Protein-coding regions in this window:
- a CDS encoding phosphoenolpyruvate synthase regulatory protein (mediates the activation of PEP synthetase by an inorganic phosphate pyrophosphorylation and inactivates PEP synthetase by ADP-dependent phosphorylation); this encodes MKRTAFFISDGTGITAESLGRSLLAQFSDIEIEMLTKPYIDTVEKAQALAEIIDSTAVRDGHRPIIIDTIVDQQVRDVIRHATGFKVDIFSTFLKPLEQELETHSSYSVGRTHSIGSDAVYMDRIHSVHFALDNDDGARTHQYDKADIILVGVSRCGKTPTSLYLALQFGIRAANYPLTEDDLDEDGSLKLPKVLSPHRQKLFGLTIDARRLAAIRNERRPNSRYSSMDQCLQEVEQAESLYRSLSIPFIDTTRFSVEEISTRMIAETGLARRFSPR
- a CDS encoding hypoxanthine-guanine phosphoribosyltransferase produces the protein MSKLDKETLESLDSMRELMGNADCLISQEKVERALDRMAEAITKDLGDKLPVFYCVMNGGLITTGHLLTRLGFPLEVDYLHATRYRNELRGGELFWRVSPEIPMAGRHVVIVDDILDEGSTLAAILAYCEEAQAASVTTAVLVDKQHNRKAVPGLKADYCSLEVADRYVFGFGMDYKGYWRNAPGIFAPKGM
- a CDS encoding beta-N-acetylhexosaminidase — translated: MTQPLGPVILDLEGPRLTKAEKQLLLEPAVGGVILFARNVEDAYQTRQLCSDIRRVRGDLLLAIDQEGGRVQRIKQGVTRLPPMARIGDLFANDQEAGMTLAKDAGWLLGMEMAACGLDISFAPVLDVESGISSVIGDRSFSTDPDHVALLGHGFIQGLHDAGMAAVGKHFPGHGGVAADSHVALPVDDRSLEQIKQRDLVPFAQLASQLDGVMPAHVIYSAFDARPAGFSPNWLGMLRESLGFKGCIFSDDLSMAGAHAAGDPKARANAALTAGCDMLLVCNDRAAALEVVDACQGLQGKPPAKLRYGRARPDLDALSALGRWRRTHAKLEALAN
- a CDS encoding TetR family transcriptional regulator, which codes for MAQSDTVTRILDTAEVLFAERGFAETSLRNITSKARVNLAAVNYHFGSKKALIQAVFARYLEPFSQRFHTALDELEARYESEPIPLEVLLETMASTVLAVPAERNSLKVFMRLLGLAYSQAQGHLRRYIQQEYGDVFTRFTELVRQATPDLPDAERFWRLHFMLGTVIFTLSGLDALRDIAAKDYNEQVTVRDLVRRLRPVVVAAMHAPLPPVLEEGHYENAHIS